From Candidatus Binatia bacterium:
CCGTTAGACTTCACCCCGCCTTCCGTTTAGACTGACTTCCGAAAATCCATGTTGAAGTTTACGGTAATAACTTTATTTCCGCCCATGTTCGAATCTCCTCTGGGCCACAGCATTTTGAAAAAGGCCCAGGAGAAGGGTTTGATCTCCGTGCGACTCGTCGATCCGCGCGACTACACGACGGACAAACATCGCACGGTGGACGACGCTCCTTACGGCGGCGGGCAGGGAATGGTGATGAAGCCCGAGCCGCTGGTCGCGGCGATCGAGGACGCGAAAAAGAAACTGGACCGGCCGCGGGTCATTCTGCTCAGCCCGCAAGGAAAATTATTCGATCAGGCCGAAGCGCAAAGGCTCTCCCGGGAAAAAGAGCTGGTGCTGGTCTGCGGCCGCTACGAGGGCGTGGATGAGCGGGTTAAAGATTTTGTCGACGAAGAATTGTCCGTCGGTGATTATACTCTCTCCGGCGGCGAGCTGCCCGCGATGGTCGTGATCGATGCGGTGGCGCGTTTGATCCCCGGCGTCCTGGGAAATTTGAAGTCGCCGGAAGAGGAATCATTTTCCGACGGCCTGCTGGAGTATCCGCAATACACCCGGCCGGAAGAATATCGCGGCGTGAAAGTCCCGGAGGTGCTTCTCTCCGGCGACCACGAGCGGATACAGAACTGGCGCCGGGAAATGAGCCTCAAGCTCACGCAGGAACGCCGGCCAGATCTTATCAGCAAAGCGGGAGTTCGCGCGGAAGAAAAAAACATTCCTCGTTCCACGCCGGCCCGCGTGTACATCGCTCTCCTCCATCATCCCGTCTATGACAAGAACGGCGAAGTCGTCACCACGGCGGTGACGAACATGGACATTCACGACATCGCCCGCGCGGCGAAAACCTACGGCCTGAAAAAATTTTATGTCGTGACCCCGGTCAAGGCGCTGCAAAAATTATCGCTCAAAATCATCGCCCATTGGGAGGAAGGCTACGGCGCCGAATACAACCACACGCGCAAGGAGGCGCTGGCGCTGGCGCAAGTGAAGGATACCGTGGACGACGCGATCCTCGACGTGGAGCGGGAGTGCGGCGTCAAGCCGCGGCTCGTCGTGACCTCGGCCCGCGCGGGGAAAAACCGCACCTCTTTCGCTCAACTCAGGAACATGTTAAAGGTAAGCCCTGCGCCTTTTTTGCTCCTCCTCGGCACCGGGTGGGGCCTAACCGAAGAAATCCTGGCGCAATCCGACACCATCCTCGAGCCGATCGAGGGCGGAACAAACTACAATCACCTGTCGGTCCGCTCCGCGGCGGCAATTATTTTAGACCGGCTGTTGGGAACGGATTAGACTAAGGAGAATTTATGAATACCCTGGAGCAGCTCGAAGCCGAGCAGAGCAAAAAAGCAGTCGTGGACTTGAGGCCGGGAGAGACCGTGCGGGTGCACGTGAAAGTCGTCGAGGGCGAAAAAGAGCGGACCCAGGTTTTCGAAGGAATCGTGATTCGAATATCGGGCAAAGGCAGCCGCGCCACTTTTACCGTTCGCAAAATTTCCTACGGCATCGGCGTCGAGCGCATCTTCCCCTTCCATTCGCCTCGCGTCGACAAGGTCGAAGTGGTTTCGCGCGGAAAAGTCCGCCGCGCCAAGCTCTACTATCTCAGGGAAAGATCGGGCAAGGGCGCGCGGCTTTACGAAGAGGAAGGTTGAGAAGCGCGGATCTCGCCCTTCCCTTCGAACACGCCGCCTGAATGGATCTTGAGTTTTCCCGCCTCGATCTCGCCCTGAAAACGGCCTCCGGACAGGATTTCGATCCATCCATCGACTCGAACCCTGCCAACCAGACTGCCCTCGATGCGCAGTTGGCCGGCCGATATATTCGCCGCGACCTCCGCGTGGGGACCGAGCACGAGCAGCACGCCGGCCTTCACCTCTCCTTTGAAGCGTCCGTCGATTTTCACCGGCAGATCGAAAACGAGTTTCCCGGAAACCGCCGCGCCCTGTTGCAGCACAAGTCGCGGCTGTTCTTCCAAAAACGACGGATCCTTGCGGTCTTCTTTCATCACGGCTCCAGCCGCGCATTCTATACATGAAACCGGCGGCCATTTCAAAACGACCGGCGCCCGGTCGTGGTTCAATGTGTTTGCATATCGTTCCAATGTAGGGGCAGGCCCCCGTGCCTGCCCGGATTTTGGGCGACCACAGGGGGTCGCCCCTACAAGTTGCGAAACCGACCCATTGAAAGCGCCTACACCTCGGCCGGGAAACTGTGCTAGCATGTTTGCGATGGAGCTGTTCGATACCGGCCGCGACAAGGAGCGAAGCCGTCCCGTCCCGCTGGCGGAACGGATGCGCCCGTCCACCCTGGATGATTTCGTCGGGCAACAACACCTGCTCGGCCCGGGAAAATTGCTGAGGGAGATG
This genomic window contains:
- the trmD gene encoding tRNA (guanosine(37)-N1)-methyltransferase TrmD, which codes for MLKFTVITLFPPMFESPLGHSILKKAQEKGLISVRLVDPRDYTTDKHRTVDDAPYGGGQGMVMKPEPLVAAIEDAKKKLDRPRVILLSPQGKLFDQAEAQRLSREKELVLVCGRYEGVDERVKDFVDEELSVGDYTLSGGELPAMVVIDAVARLIPGVLGNLKSPEEESFSDGLLEYPQYTRPEEYRGVKVPEVLLSGDHERIQNWRREMSLKLTQERRPDLISKAGVRAEEKNIPRSTPARVYIALLHHPVYDKNGEVVTTAVTNMDIHDIARAAKTYGLKKFYVVTPVKALQKLSLKIIAHWEEGYGAEYNHTRKEALALAQVKDTVDDAILDVERECGVKPRLVVTSARAGKNRTSFAQLRNMLKVSPAPFLLLLGTGWGLTEEILAQSDTILEPIEGGTNYNHLSVRSAAAIILDRLLGTD
- the rplS gene encoding 50S ribosomal protein L19, with the protein product MNTLEQLEAEQSKKAVVDLRPGETVRVHVKVVEGEKERTQVFEGIVIRISGKGSRATFTVRKISYGIGVERIFPFHSPRVDKVEVVSRGKVRRAKLYYLRERSGKGARLYEEEG
- a CDS encoding polymer-forming cytoskeletal protein is translated as MKEDRKDPSFLEEQPRLVLQQGAAVSGKLVFDLPVKIDGRFKGEVKAGVLLVLGPHAEVAANISAGQLRIEGSLVGRVRVDGWIEILSGGRFQGEIEAGKLKIHSGGVFEGKGEIRASQPSSS